A window of the Acidovorax sp. YS12 genome harbors these coding sequences:
- the rnhB gene encoding ribonuclease HII, whose amino-acid sequence MRSRKSLAPEPLQVPLPWHPPGLIAGVDEAGRGPLAGPVVAAAVILDDQRPIAGLADSKKLSPARREALFDEIRAHALCCSIAEASVEEIDRLNILQATLLAMRRAVQGLRLKPVMVLVDGNRLPVLDVPAEAIVKGDARVQAISAASILAKVHRDRWCAQLHERYPQYGFAGHKGYGTAAHMAALRAHGACPEHRRTFAPVAQLL is encoded by the coding sequence ATGCGATCCAGAAAGTCCTTGGCGCCTGAGCCGCTGCAAGTGCCCCTGCCGTGGCATCCCCCCGGCCTCATTGCGGGCGTGGACGAAGCCGGGCGCGGTCCGCTGGCCGGGCCCGTGGTCGCGGCCGCGGTGATCCTGGACGACCAGCGGCCCATCGCCGGGCTGGCCGACTCCAAGAAGCTGAGCCCGGCGCGGCGCGAGGCGCTGTTCGACGAGATCCGCGCCCATGCGCTGTGCTGCAGCATCGCCGAGGCCAGCGTCGAGGAAATCGACCGCCTGAACATCCTGCAGGCCACGCTGCTGGCCATGCGCCGGGCAGTGCAGGGGCTGCGCCTCAAGCCGGTGATGGTGCTGGTCGATGGCAACCGCCTGCCCGTGCTCGACGTGCCCGCCGAGGCCATCGTCAAGGGCGACGCGCGCGTGCAGGCCATCTCGGCGGCGTCCATCCTGGCCAAGGTGCACCGCGACCGCTGGTGCGCGCAACTGCACGAGCGCTACCCGCAGTACGGCTTTGCCGGGCACAAGGGCTATGGCACGGCGGCGCACATGGCGGCACTGCGCGCGCATGGCGCGTGTCCCGAACACCGGCGCACGTTCGCGCCCGTCGCACAGCTTCTCTGA
- a CDS encoding RNA methyltransferase, producing the protein MPSSVTFVHSRDNAFVKDLRRLAQDSTAYRKQGRVWLEGDHLCRALLARGQRPAVAVFSESFWPLAQSQYAQAAMKNIVLADALWTDISGLESPAPQGMGFVLDLAAAPALQPGAATVVLDRLQDAGNVGSILRSASAFGFAQVLALKGCAALWSPKVLRAGMGAHFALRLVEGAGLAQVQALGLPLLVTSSHQGDYLHRAALPWPCAWVLGHEGQGVAPALEALAAQRIRIAQPGGEESLNVAAAAAICLHASGAAR; encoded by the coding sequence ATGCCATCCTCCGTCACCTTCGTTCATTCCCGCGACAACGCTTTCGTCAAGGACCTGCGCCGCCTGGCGCAGGACAGCACGGCCTACCGCAAGCAGGGGCGCGTCTGGCTGGAAGGCGACCACCTGTGCCGGGCGCTGCTGGCGCGCGGCCAGCGTCCGGCGGTGGCCGTGTTTTCGGAGTCTTTTTGGCCTCTGGCCCAATCCCAGTACGCGCAAGCAGCTATGAAAAACATAGTTCTTGCGGACGCGCTCTGGACCGATATCAGCGGGCTGGAGTCGCCCGCGCCGCAGGGCATGGGGTTCGTGCTCGACCTGGCCGCCGCGCCTGCGCTGCAGCCGGGCGCGGCCACCGTGGTGCTCGACCGCCTGCAGGACGCGGGCAACGTCGGTTCGATCCTGCGCAGCGCCTCGGCGTTCGGGTTCGCCCAGGTGCTCGCCCTCAAGGGGTGTGCGGCGCTGTGGTCACCGAAGGTGCTGCGCGCCGGCATGGGCGCGCATTTTGCCTTGCGCCTGGTCGAGGGCGCAGGGCTGGCGCAGGTGCAGGCGCTGGGGCTGCCCTTGCTGGTCACCAGCTCGCACCAGGGCGACTACCTGCACCGGGCCGCGCTGCCGTGGCCGTGCGCCTGGGTGCTGGGCCACGAGGGCCAGGGGGTGGCGCCCGCGCTGGAGGCGCTGGCTGCGCAGCGCATCCGCATCGCCCAGCCCGGGGGCGAGGAGTCGCTCAACGTGGCGGCCGCGGCGGCCATCTGCCTGCACGCGAGCGGCGCCGCGCGCTGA